The genomic segment tcagagggagctgtttctcacaatgttttatactatcaacctctccccgttactcgttaccaagtgaggttttatgctaacaattattttgagtaattaccaatagtgtccactgcctttaagagataaCAAATAGAATTGAATAGCTTTAAGCCTACATAAAACGGAAACTCAAAATtagataaataataattatttatatttaataattaaaaaggaCAATCCTAAAGTTGATGAGCAATTTTGCATGTAAGCCTGCTGAATAACCATTAACGTTtcataatattttgtattttatgacCAAATTGCAATATTACTTTTCAGTTATTAATTTTATCCTACAGGTAGAGTGTTTTtaagaattgttttaattattcagtgtcttattttttttatttgtccatACAGTTGTACCTGCTTGGTGTCTGACTAGTGTCATTTGTTCAAGCGCTGTttaagttttgttattattttgtattaaaggaATCGGacggatcggacgagttggtctatgaaaagaaTTTGAAACCAATtcttatgaaatgcatatggttggaaagatgttataaaagtagaatataatgatccacacaagtatcactaaaaattgcagttttcattttacgtcgcgaactaacacggtcggccatttatgggagtcaaaaatggccgaccgtgatagtcgacgaggtaaaaagaaaaccacacaatttcaagacatatttgtgtagatcattgtattctacttttacaacatctttctaaacatattgattttataacaaacggttacagaaggcttttcaaagaccaactcgaccgatccaaggcaacgtgttcctttaattcaaaaccaaatcaacaacaacaataatagcatatcttttttttaatagatacTAACTACATTAAGGGTGAGAAACAAAATTGTAGCTTTAGCCTTATGCCTACATAGACAACCAATCTAAATgaaatgataaataataacCATTTTGAGTACAAAGGTGAACACCACAGTAATATTACTTTAAACATTCAGTTGTAATAATCAAATCAATGATGAGTAAATGTTGGGCGTGGTACAAATAAAAGAACCAAACACAAGGTTGGAAAATAATCAGtgagcaaaaaaaataaaggaagaaCTGGACCAGCTagtaattaaaattaaacaccACATTTTGTTAAAGGGGTCTTAAATGGGAGGAAATAATCATCAATAAAAATCAGGTATACAAAGCAGTTTCCTGaaagatttcatttcatttatttaaagtGAAGAACTCTTAGAAAAGTGAACTCAATCGCTGTTCCAGCCAATAACCatatggagagaagacaaggaaagaaGTTACAGTTTTGCatgtgggagaaaaaccccagagaattattccaggggaaAATTGATCAGTCAGTGTGAAACAAAGAACAAGTAAAGCAGCTGGTCAGCTGAAAAGTTAATTGTCTGTTAAATccaacaagaaaacaacaataacacacATACATACAATGTAGGTACATCAATTTCATTTGATCACAATAACAATAGCTAACAATGTCATACAAAAATTTGCAACTATTGGTTGCTTTGTCTTGTAGCGACTGCCGcttttcaatgggagactttctgggacgatagagggcagcagacttaccgggtaaatccattgttctcagaattatgcgcatgttcagaactacgtaaacaatggaaatttacccggtatgtctgctgccacctagcgttggaaagtctcctattactcGCTTAATTGCACCACCTTGACTACTGAAAATAGTTGCGACTGAATACCCAGTACTTCcggagttctgtgaacaaaatcacagtcatattacttgggtgggattcaaacccatgacctttatcAATTCTAGAGCCCCTCAACCCAGGCAGGCTAGGGCCCCACCAGCCTTCTCGGTCCCGACTCAACACAGGACCGCATTTGCCGTCCAGTCTCATGGGAGACAGAGCTCCGCTGGCCCCCATGATGTTTTACaaactacaatcccggccaaaatgcttgggccaccctttcctaacgttgtatacaacgattccctgtgcacttcccattcacattcaaaacatttgtcccccgccccccactcaatgttgactgtaactcagaacacaactcagaacacaatcagcaattggaaccaacattgaaagggggcagggggggcccaacgagatatggccgggattgtagaccAACGAGATTAGAAGTTATTGACTCACTTGTGAGGATGTTTTTGAAGAGCATGTACTCATCGTCAAATGGTCCGTCCTCGTCGTCGAGGGGGGTGTTGTATCCCTCGAGGGCGGTCTCCTCATACATCTCTTCATCATCACTATCGTCATCTCGATCATTAGCCTGATGACATCATAGGAATAAGAACAAATTtagttttatatttaaaattttaacacggtcagccattttgtggggGTCAAGTTTTCtactcatttttaaaaaaaactacagcaatgTACTacaacattctaaaagaagctttccaccatcttcaaattgtgtaaggtaaatttgtggacattgtgttttgtgtcctacaacaAGTACCCAGATCCTTGTATAATATACTTTGTATTGAGACCATTAATAATTTTTTATCTGTATGTATGAAAGATGAAtggaataaacaaacaaacaaaacaaacgagCTACTTCAGTAAAAATTCAGGAGCTAAACTTACGATTCTTTCTAATCTCTCCAAGTATTCTGCTCCATCTTCGTCTATTTCATCTTCGTCACTCTCTAAGGCCGCCTCTTCATAATCGCTGTCTTCCTCTTCTTCATCTGAATCTTCCTCCTCCGCCGTAGCTCGACCTGAGGGGTGGCAAGAATTGGGCTTGACGTTAGATTAATCCCTGCAGGGCTATTTCAACCCACAAAGTTATGGGCACAGCCACAGTTTGTAGTAGGTGGTtgcttttttgttaattacaccGACCAATGAATGTAAACACAAATCAGTATTTGGCATGTTTGGGGGTCAACAAACACTGCAAAAGCGCATCATCATAGGGGGAAAGGGTCACCTTGTAAAACCCATTACAAATTCAGCAGCTAAATGTGTGTAATCCTTAGAGGGCTATTTTtgcgtaaaaataaaaaaaaatccattttgGCCAATATGCTTAAGTGCTGTACACTGCCGATAGCTGCACCGCTTTTGCTGGGTAACGACAGTGCGTTGTTTTTAACACCAATACATGGGAAAATCATTGTCTTTTTAAATCTTTATGTGAATTAGGTGTCCTGTCACAATTTCTGTGACAGGACCGCATGACTCAACACCGCAGTATAGAACACCGACTTGCTTATTTACTACTCGGGGATGTGACAGGCTGTTGAGAAGAAACTTGAAAACTCCGAGCAGAAAAGCATGCGAGCTTGAAAAGTTGCAAGCATGAGCtttttaacatttatctttggttctAAAAGACCTACACTGCAGTCTGAGGCTTTATTATATGggtttattttcacaggtttgttattttatccatttgttgggatacaccaagtgggaagactggtctttgacaattaccaaaggtgtccagtgcctttaaaacaaacttacacTCATACGCCCTCTTTAGTCCTCTGAACAGCATGATCAATGCGGGTATAAACTGCTGGGCGCACTCCAAAACAACGGGTGGCTTACTGGGGATCGAGAGTAGGGTACAGATTCCCAAGACACAGACCTTTCTGTCGTGTaacctgaaataaaaaaaaggtagcCATTAGCGAAAAGAAAGTTTTTGTTTAGCCATTTCCCCTTTGAACTTCTTCTTCCGCTACTACGCGGAAAGTTACtgagtgcgttcgtttagcttccctgggtcgactgcgcagtgctcactcgggatagcccccgacaagagctaatcgaacaatcacactcgccctctcgtggtgacggcatgcacctcagttcacccccaagtgacccactccacaagcagggcactgggggcggACCCGGGGCAGACCGAggtcgacctagggaagctaaatgaacgcacccagtgTGACTGGCTGAGGTGTAATTCTACCGTGCGTTCCCAACTTCTGATTAAGAATAATTGAAACTAAATTGAGGAAACTGTTCCCAGCAGATTGGGCCTGCTCCTTCACAAAGGATTGCCCCGTTGCCCCTAATCTGGGCACTACTTGACCTAAAAAACTCTGGGGttctcctcccacatctaaaactgaagttTCTACCATTGTTTTAGTTACCgaggactcacaatttttgcccagcactccgAGCAAAACACGTTGTGCCGCCCAGCAATAAGGAGAGTATCATACCCCATACATTTACGGTTTGGAAACCTGGCCCCAATTTTGTTGACCCACTCGCCCTTTGTggactttaacaaaaatgttatagacgatgtgacctgtgacatcacacgtttacaaaagagccacagagcctggacttcctgcaggcatgatttgtacacagctaaatggaagaaaatataaaaatcttatattttatggagattgcactgtctaattattatcaacttttgataagatgaaagggggcacatctcaaaacttgtccagctttaactttcataactcttggttttatgtggcaattatgacacaaaatgtcaactttacCATAGGACCaatgcagtatcttgcctgccagaatacttaaagaatgtacaaggtcacacttattgtaaacaaaggtcacatggtctataagaCACAAGAcataacccttaccctaagaAGCAGTCGGTGTCATGCAGCCACTGTTTAACAAACTGCGCCGTGACAGCCTCGTTGGTATTAGGTATCGTCATCTTCTCTAATGTTTCCATCAGTAGCATGGGGTTATAGTACAAGGCGGCGACGACGACCTGAAGACACATCTGCCTTAACTCAGTCGTCTTAACCTCCCTCGTCAATCTGTTGAGGACGACCTCCACGAAAAGTGGCACACACTAAAAAACAACAGACaatcttttgtttaaaggcagtggacactttggtaattattctaaataattgttagcattaaaaacttaataacgagtaatggagagctgttgatggtattaaacattgtgagaaatgactccctctgaagtaatgtagtttttgagaaagaggtaatttctcactcaaatagtatacataatttcataaaaaaaaactattaaaaaaaacgcTACTTTGCAAATTCCTTTGCTATTAGCAAGAAAGGAGTGGAATACCAGTCACAGCGCTAGTAAATGTTCGGTATTACAATGTATTATGGCCGATAACCTATTTTtgctgtgcttacaggctttatgaaattgggccaactTGACTTTGATGCATTAAACCGttcagccacaacacaccataGAAAAGAGGATGTAGTTTTTAGTTTTATCTGTACCTGATTTATTTCTCCTTTATATTGTAGGAGTATGACCTCAAGCAGTTTGGCTGCGTGGCTCTCGGGGTCATCACCAGCTTCTTCATCGAGTATCTATTTGtacaaaacaacatcaacaacatcaacagacatcaacaaatatcaacaaacatcaataaacatacaaaaaatgtCAGCAACAATGTTAACAAAGAATCTAAACTAAGTTGCGGCATTACAAAGATgggtttttaaagccattggacactttcggtaaacagtgttgtccaaaagcccacagttgtgtatcacaacttatatatataataacaaacctgtgaaaatttaggttcaatcggtcatcggagtcggaaaacccacccttgtttccgcacgtttcgccgtgtcatgacacgtgtttaaaataaatccgtaaagaGAATTgcttattgttttaatgtttactcaaaaagtaaagcatttcatgaaataatatttcaagagaagactttcaccattaccttctgtaaaccctgtaaagttatttgtaaatctgtgaacttttttttttctgttccgaaagtgtccaatggctttaactcacTTAAAATCCACAAGATTTGATTTTGGTAAACAACTACAgcaacacccgtttcagacaggcactcCGGAGTTTCGCCGAACCAAAATCGGACTTAAAGTACATCAACAGTTCGACATCTGAAACGGTTTAGAAgttgaaagatcgactgttgcagtcgttcagAATGACCTTGAAGCGCTTTGGTTTTAGACGTGGAtcttttcaatgaaaatgttatgttaatttcgcctgtctgaaaccaaaattaacttGGCTCAGCCTACGGTTGCTcttaatctatttggtttggtgTGTCTGTCTAAAACAGGtgtaaaatatgaaaacaaGAGATATGACGAACCTTCTTGCACATGTTATAGATGATTTCAAGATGTCTAGGGTTGGACAAGAAGGCTTGGGGATCAGTCGTGACGTAATTATGTAAGGCTGGCatcatttctgaaaaaaaagataaaagaaaaacatgtgcATAAGCTTtcaattttcaatattttcaaagggaaggtacacgcttggtaattgtcaaagaccagtcttctcacttggtgtatcccatcataaccataaaataatacaccctgtgaaaatttgggctcaattagtcatcgaagttgcgagaaaatgatgaaagaaaaaaacacccttgtcacacgaagttgtgtgctttcagatgcttgacttcgagacctcaaattctaaatccgagggctcgaaatcgaattcgtagaaaaatacttctttctcaaaagctacgttacttcagagggagccgtttctcccaatgttttatactatcaacagctctccactgtttgttaccaagtcagttttttaaagtaacatttgttttgagtaattaccaaacgtgtaccttccctttaattttgtCCTTGCATTACTTTAATCACCCAGTAGGAGTGGACCCCAGTTTGCCTTCGACCacagggtgtcatggccgagcagtttagAGCGTCCCACTCAAGTTATGGTGGTTAAGTCGTCAGagggtgggtttgaatcccttgACGTGTCTCGGTAATCACTGGTTTGGGATATGAGCAGTTTTTAACAAGACCTCTCTCATCTGATCGCGAGATAATGACTGGAGTGTGAGCTGTCAGTTAATGTATCAACAGTTGTGATGTAACggttcctttaaaagtcttattgtcagtgatggatatgatgtctgGGGTGGTCaagtgttccagtctttaaaaactgttttgggtacgACTGAAAATCAGACCAGCCGTAGATTTCACAacactcttcctaacttaggattaatcttatgacttaggacgagtccaaccctgcactgtagcatgcatacctttaaggttaatcctaagttaggacgagtaactcgagataagacgagtcctaactctttgtgaaatcgacagctgtatgctttgttttttaaacggcaagggcaccaaggcacttgctcattgttaaagggcaccctatgaggaaattggaaatttctactggagcatttcaagggcaccaaggcaatgaccagggaagtAACAGGCCTGGAATACCACAGGAAGTGGTAACAATATTTGTTAGGGCGCCTGTCAAAAACACGGCAGATTGAATGAAGGATTTGAACTTACCAACGAAGTAGTCGTACCCGTCCTGCTCGAACGTGGCGTAGAGCATCTCAAAGACTTGCCATAGAGGGGGTGATATATGCGTACAGGTCATACTGAAGATTAACGACATCACCTCCTCATAAAAATCTAAAATATgcaaaatattaagaaaacaaaaataacactcAAGTTTTTTCGAACACAAATCCACAACCAAAAGATGTCATGGTGTATAGAGCTCGTTAGCCAGGCATATTTGATCGGGGGAGGGGGGTCGAAGGAGGAACATTTCATCGAGTACAAGGGCGGCCCTCATGTACACAAGGCCTAGGCTACAATAAACTTTTCAGGCCTTgtcaaaaaagaaagacaaagtTTTCCAGATTTTTCCAGAGGGCAAACAAATCGGAAAACACTACTATATCAGGCCTACTCAACCCATTAGCAAATACACACAAATTCAACGAACTGAACAGGGCAGGCAAATTCAACGGATTCACAAAACTTTTGGTGAGATTATAGTCATGTATTTTTTAGCactgaattcaagttctggggGTTTAGTTGGGTTAggttggtcaaaacccggtcacgacACTTGAGCGATACACCCACTATGATTGCTTCTCTGCACCAAGGAGTATAAATTGGTAGATGGCATTGTGACTCACCTAGTACACTATTTTGTAAGACTACTGCAACTACATTCAACACGATGCCCTCAAGTTGTACAACTATCTGTTGATATAAAAATAATCATTGGatgtaacgtttttttttaaatttttttttaagcttggGACATatctgctgggcccaatttcatgcagGCCGGTAAGCtgcgtttttgaaagggcaagggcaccaaggcattttctcctcggtaaggAATCTTTGTGGTAAGGGCAccctttgtaaatttctactggagcatttcaagggcaccaatgcaacgACCAGGGGGCCATGGAGGCGGTCGCCTTCACTGCCTCTGTATCAGGCATggtcatggctttgcttacgcctatgatcaccattcttcgcttactttgcaagtgccaaatttctgtgctagctttgTGAGCTTAGAATTCCACGTAAGCAAAAATCACTGCTGTGTGTTTTGGTAAGTGCTGAATCTTTGcctttacggtaagcagagccatgaattaggccctgggcccaaattcatagagctgctaagcacaaaaatttgattagctcgaagtttcttccttgataaaaacaggattaccaaccaaatttccatttgttgcatattgcttgttactggtattcaactgttgtttgcttatcctgaaaatcacgtggaaatttggttggtaatcctgtttttatcaaggaagcaatttcatgctaagcaaatttttatgctaagcagctctatgaaattgggccctgatggtgtCCACTGTTCAATCCACAACActgttgaaattaattttgaggaAACAGGAAATCTAAGTTTCTtgtttaaaaatcaaattctttgcgGACGTACCTCTTGCTTTTCTTCCACAACATTCAGGATGGTTTCTATTGTATTAAGAATGCCCATGGCGGTCGCCGCTCGGTCGTCCATACTCTCCTCAGCGTCAATCACCTGAGAGAATGTGGTTGCCTAGACGACGAAAACAAACACATGGAGATCATACCaacataataaaaacagagggATAAAGGGAAGGTTAAGTTCTGTAATcactctggtgtttgatcagcagggtttGGGTTCGGATcatggtcgtgacacttaaaatacaataaaattggggaggtagtgctttctgctctaccggctaggccTCGAATTGAAgacacccaagcctacattcgtatggactgtgaaaggggtaaccctgtttcagccctaggagtaggtggcagtgGCCTCCAGGAAAAAatagttgtagcccacaccttgaggtggccttcaggccttgtgtgtcggGCGActtgcaaataaaaaatataaaaaattagataataataattttttgttagaAGCCAACAGCAGTTTTCgatagtaaaaagcattttgagaaacatatcACTTCACTAATTGAGTAATGAAATAATTAATTCCCACATAATATTGAGACACATTATCTTCTCAACTTGTGAATCTAGTCTTATAAATCGTTTTCTGGTACTGCAAACTTCTTGAGCTCCAAGTCCTGCGGTCTTGTCAAATTTCCGCCCGAATTCAAGCCATGTAGAGCAAGGGGAGATTTGAAACAGGGTCCACAGACATGAGGTACGGAAAGAAATCATCACACAAACCTGTTCCCAGTGTTCCCGTTGAAACAAAACCTGAACTGGCGAgtgcaaagcgtgaaagcttgccgACATAcatttacctttggtttttaaagcTTTTACATTTATAACGgttttatctttattttttgatgattttgatCTTAATAATAAggtttatagacgatgtgacctatgtttacattcaaaccgccctctgttgacaaaacactgtatatgtcatgtttcgccgggcaaaaagacatgtactcatggtaagattgcatacactttctagctggctgccaaaacacaaaggttttgcccggcggtatgagCGCAAATCATGtcatggttttcgtgtgacgccagaggtcacatcgtctatacacattaattaaaaccattttttttggAGGGTGGGCGGGCATTTTTATCACCGGATCCCCTTATTTATCGCTCTAAACTCACCAAGTGTTGAGTGATTTCCACAGCTATTGGTATAATCTCATTGCCGTAGGTAGTGATCAATCTCTGCATCACCTCCGTTAGATCATCGTTCTCCGTTTCTCTGATCACGATCAGCAGCGCTGgaggggagaaaaaaaaacaccaagcaCACATTGTTAATCCCGGACGCTGTGTTGTCACACAAGAATTTCTAAGTAAATACTCAGGAAATAGACCCCTTGCGTTACGAgaagggctcaatttcataaaacttttaagcacacaaacttgctaagcataggAAAGTGTTGCTTAAAGgatgtatgtaacttttgtaggacaaaaaacacaatgtccacagatttacactaaacttacacagtttggagataatgatggtagaaagcttccctgaaaatattacttgcaatgtcatgaaaataattttggtctcatgagaccaaaattattttaagcatttacatacttattttcatgacattgtttcactcagttctcaaaaactacagcacctcagtaagtaatattagaagggaagctttccactatcattatcttcaaaccctgtaagtttaatgtaaacctatggacattttgaaaaagtacacaaatcctttaacagaaacaggctgctagccaaaataacattaagttaaaattgtggctggtgcccgactcagTTTTAgcttagcaaaggaatttgtcaagcagtattttaaattttaaccCAAGAAGTTCCTGAAAAGTTCTGAAAAATAATACCGCGAGTGGgcgcagaatttttttttttaaaataccgGCGTGCAGTGGTTAATAGAGTTATGGTTGGTACCCTGTAAGATGTCTTTGACGAATGGTTGGATGTAGAGCTTGGCTTTCTCTTCGTGGCTGGTGATGAGTTCTTGTAGTGCTATGGCCGCCTCCACCTGCAAAGGTTTCAAAACATAAAAAGTTTGTTAAAAGGATGAATACAATGCCGTTAGAGGGAATGATCTTAAAACATGCCCGATGAACAGAAAATTTTGCAAAGCGCCTTGGTCtatttatagatgttaaatttgaatcgggaataaagaatattcactttggtcacagaacttgggaacgTACAGTGCCagcacacattggtgtaaatgGGTTAAACCTATATTTAAATTCTTCatcccaatgcaaatttgacatctattaAGTCGATGCAttacccactgctaaaacaaaggattcaAACGGCCTCTGTATgaagctaccgggcaatctcggttgtcCAGGGTCAGGGGTGTACAcctatgacactgctctagaataggggactttcaggacgctaggtggcagcagacttaccaggtaaaatccgatgttctcggtaatgtgcgaatgctcagaactacgtaaacaatggcaatttacctggtaagtttgctgccacctagcgttccaaagtctcccattgcaaaaGTCGTTGGTTCTGAATCCCACCCGATTCATATgcctgagcatacagtgctaacacacatcggtgtatatggttACAACCAAAATGAGTATGCCTTGATCTAGCTACAAGTGCGCTTgatactaagcttgggcgatatcgatttattttattcacgatatatcgccgacaatatatcgcgatatgcgatataatcgcgattaattaaatttgacatcatcagtcttcaaactccaagtgaaagttgtagaagagacagtcatagcataagagaggtgttctaatgacctattcttctggttttactccaaacctaaggggtgcaagatgtctcagctagcaaatacatcgcgatattgcgatatttaattgatatcgcaatatatcgcgatatatcgatatttcgattaaaaccaaatccatccgatatcgaaatcgttttcaaattaatattacgatattcgataatatcgtgataccgcccaagcttacttgaTACGGATTTTTAATGTCGTGAAATTACAGAAAACTATGGAATAAACTATGGAATAAAACTGATAGATTTTGAAAGATTCAGACAGGAAAGATGACCTACCTTAACGGGCATTTCCTTATCGTGTATTAGACTGTTACGAGTGAGGTCTAAGGCAGTCTGTAAGTTCCGTTCATTCTTGAATGGAGCTTCGCAGAAAGCGTGGACGACATAGTTGGCCTGTGGGAAATAACAGTTTATACAGCAAGATAAAATAACAGGTATTTATTACCAAAAAAGCCTCCCCTGTGCTGTATTGCACGGTGATAAGAGATGGAGTGAGAAATGGGTCCCCACTGGTTTGGGAGTGACCAGTTTCAACAAGatctttcttttattttgatCAAAAGTTACTGAGGAATGAGTAGAAGGTTTATGGTGCCACTGCCTCGGAGCCCACTGACACAAACATCTAGAAAAACCCTCGCAGGTTTGCGCTTATACCATGAAGTATTAGAAAAAAGAAGGTAatttttaattataataatcGACGGAgagtaagggggggggggtgaataaTTGCTTACCCTTGCTCTCATGTAACCCATCTCACTGTTGAATTCTGGGAAGATATTATTAACGAGGACTTGTTCCATGCGctctttgtacatttttttctgcaga from the Asterias rubens chromosome 22, eAstRub1.3, whole genome shotgun sequence genome contains:
- the LOC117305095 gene encoding importin-7-like; translation: MEQQNLVQILQGSIHPDTREEAEKQLNEVHKIIGFSPTLLRVLMDETIPFPVRQAGVIYLKNMVTQFWNLREPDSPLEPIPFSIHEDDKVVVRSNIIEAIITSPDLIRVQLAVCLSVVLKYDYPGRWDTVLDTLSNYLTVDNPGTLHGALISVYQLVKNYEYKKPDDREPLNIAMMRLLPIMHHRCVQLLPDASDLSLLMQKQILKIVYAMIQYHLPLDLVNKEVFKFDQWMEILQTIVGRPVPEASLQVDIDDRPELPCWKVKKWALHILARVFERYGSPGNVVKEYVKFSDWFLKTFSASTLRVLLVVLDQYRQKWYVAPRVLQQALNYVNTGVSHAFAWKFIKPHIQPIIQEVLFPLMCYTDENEELWNEDPYEYIRIKFDAFEDFISPVAAAQTVLRSCAGKRKEVLQKTMEFCMQVMIEPGMEPRKKDGVMHMVGTMADILLKKKMYKERMEQVLVNNIFPEFNSEMGYMRARANYVVHAFCEAPFKNERNLQTALDLTRNSLIHDKEMPVKVEAAIALQELITSHEEKAKLYIQPFVKDILQALLIVIRETENDDLTEVMQRLITTYGNEIIPIAVEITQHLATTFSQVIDAEESMDDRAATAMGILNTIETILNVVEEKQEIVVQLEGIVLNVVAVVLQNSVLDFYEEVMSLIFSMTCTHISPPLWQVFEMLYATFEQDGYDYFVEMMPALHNYVTTDPQAFLSNPRHLEIIYNMCKKILDEEAGDDPESHAAKLLEVILLQYKGEINQCVPLFVEVVLNRLTREVKTTELRQMCLQVVVAALYYNPMLLMETLEKMTIPNTNEAVTAQFVKQWLHDTDCFLGLHDRKVCVLGICTLLSIPSKPPVVLECAQQFIPALIMLFRGLKRAYECRATAEEEDSDEEEEDSDYEEAALESDEDEIDEDGAEYLERLERIANDRDDDSDDEEMYEETALEGYNTPLDDEDGPFDDEYMLFKNILTNIQAHDPSWYSALTAHLSPDQQNDMQEIAKMADQRNAAAESRRIEKQGGYKFQAPSVPSSFNFGGMS